GAGGAAGAGGCGGGCTGCTTCCAAGCCTTCCAAGGGGAGGTTGGCTTCTTGGAGGAGGGCCCGGGCTGTTCCCCACTCCCTGGGAAGAAGTGGGCGGATCACGGTTCCTCCTTAAGGGCCAAGTCTTTCAGATACTGGGCCAGGGCCAGGACGGACTCTGGATTCAGGCGGTAAAAGACATGCCGCCCTCGTTTTTCTGCCCGCACCAGCCCAGCTTGAACCAGCCTGGCCATGTGGTGGCTCACGGTGGGTTGGCTGAGGTGGAGGTAGGCCTCGAGGTCACAGGCGCATACCTCTCCTGGCAGGCGGCAGCAGCTGGGTTCAGGATTGCGTAGGAAAGCCAGGATGCGCAGGCGCACCTCGTCGGCCAAGGCCTTGAAGGCCTGGGCCAAAGCCTCTTCGCTAGGAGGATGAACCGTCATGGTTTCACCGCTCGGACCACAGCTGGGTAGAATCCTCCCAAAGCTCCAGGGGGTTCCAGGGGATACACCGAAATCTCGATGAAACCGGCTCTTTCCAGGAGGCTTTGGTAAACGTCCCAGGCTTCTGCCCCATCCCGGCAGGCGGCCCAGCCTTCCTTGGAGAAGCCTTGGGGCCGGG
Above is a genomic segment from Thermus antranikianii DSM 12462 containing:
- a CDS encoding ArsR/SmtB family transcription factor; this translates as MTVHPPSEEALAQAFKALADEVRLRILAFLRNPEPSCCRLPGEVCACDLEAYLHLSQPTVSHHMARLVQAGLVRAEKRGRHVFYRLNPESVLALAQYLKDLALKEEP